DNA from Agathobaculum sp. NTUH-O15-33:
GCCGATCAGATCGTCGATCTGCCCCTCGACCGGGCGGATGACGACCTCCGGATCGAGCAGGCCGGTCGGCCGGATGACCTGTTCGACCACCTGCCCGGAACGGGACAGCTCGTATTCCGCCGGCGTGGCGGATACATAGACAATCTGGTTCAGGCGTTCGTTGAATTCGTCGAAATTCAGCGGGCGGTTATCGAAAGCCGACGGCAGGCGAAAGCCGTTTTCGACAAGACTTTCCTTGCGGGCGCGGTCGCCGTGGTACATGGCGCGCACCTGCGGCAAGGTGACGTGGCTTTCGTCCACGATGAGCAGAAAATCCTTTGGGAAATAATCGATCAGCGTATACGGCGACGAACCCGGCTCGCGACGCGACAGCACGCGCGAATAGTTTTCGATGCCGCTGCAAAAGCCGATCTCCTGCAGCATCTCGATATCGTACCGCGTACGCTGGCCGATGCGCTGCGCCTCGATCAGCTTGCCCTGCGCCTCAAAATTGGCGATACACGCGTTCATTTCGTTTTCAAGGTCGACGATGGCTTCTTGCAGCTTTTCCTTGGGCGTGACATAGTGACTGGCCGGGAAGATCGCCGTGTGCCCCAGCACGCCGAGGCTGACGCCGGTGAGCGGATTGATCCGGCTGATGCGTTCAACCTCATCGCCGAAGAACTCGATGCGCACCACGTCCTCGTCCGAATAAACCGGCCAGATCTCCACCGTGTCGCCGCGCACCCGGAAACGGTTGCGCTCAAACGCGATATCGTTGCGCTCATACTGGATATCGATCAGGCGATGGATGAGCTGGTCGCGGCTGATCTCGGTGCCGGGACGAAGCGAAATGACCATGCTTTTATAGTCGATCGGGTCGCCGAGCGAATAGATACAGCTTACCGAGGAAACGATGATCACATCCCGCCGTTCGGACAGGGCCGAGGTGGCCGAGTGCCGCAGGCGGTCTATTTCGTCGTTGATCGCGGAATCCTTTTCGATATAGGTGTCGGTCGAAGCGATGTACGCCTCGGGCTGGTAATAGTCGTAATAGGACACAAAGTATTCGACCGCGTTGTTCGGGAAAAATTCACGCAGCTCGGTGCAGAGCTGCGCGGCGAGCGTTTTATTGTGCGCCAGAACCAGCGTGGGTCTTTGCGTTTGCTCGATGATATTGGCCATGGTGAACGTTTTACCCGAACCGGTCACACCCATCAGCGTTTGCTCGGTCAGGCCGTTTTGAATGCCCTCCACCAGCTTGCCGACCGCTTCGGGCTGGTCGCCCGCCATTTTGTATTCACTTACGATTTTAAAATCCGGCATGGTCAATGCAGCCCCTTTCCGCCGTTTATCCGCATTTTAGAACAGACCGATATATAACGGTCCCCCTGCACGACCAGATGGTCGACAAGGCTCACCTGCACGCTGCGCAGCAAATCCTCGATCTGGATGGTCACGGAGATATCCTCTTTCGATATGACCAGCTGTCCGTCCGGATGGTTGTGCGCGAGCGCCACGCCCGCCGCGTGCACGTTCACCGCGTTCGTCATCAACAGTCTGAGGTCGGCCCGCACCTGCGTGATGCTGCCCCGGCCGATCTCCTCGCAGCGCAGCACGCGGCCCTTGCCGTCCAGATAGGCGGCCAGCATGCGTTCGACCGTGTAGCCCTCGAACTGCGGCACGAAGTAAGCGGCCATCTTTTCCTCCGTGGTCAGCGCGCAGCCGTGCAGCTCCACCTTCACCGAATCGGCGCGGTAACGGCTGAACAGCTCGCGCAGAAACCGAAGATTGAGCGCGCTGACCGGGCCGATGCCCTCCACCTGCCGCAGCGCCTCCTCCGTCGCTTCAAACACGGCGTGCAGCGAGCCAAACGTGTTGATCAGCCGGTGTGCGATATCGTTGGTGTTGCCGCGCGGAATAGAGAGGTAGAGCGCCAGCTCCAGGGCTTCAACGTCGGTAAAGACGTCCATGCCGTACTTTTGGAATTTCTCCATCATGCGCTTACGGTGATGCGCGTGCAGGCTGCCGTCCGGCATGCGTCCGCCCTCCTTTTTCAAGCCGTTAACCGATGCGGATGCGCTGCGCGGCCTGCCGGAGCACGCGTTCGGCCACCGGCCCGTCCTTCACCGAGGGAAACGGCACGGTCGGCTGCGGTTCATCCTCGTGCGCGCGCAGCGTTTTTGCCATCCAGAGCACATCGCGCCATTTGCCAAACTTATACATACTGTCCTGATAGGCGCCCGAAATAACAAAGCCCATCGCGGTATGGAATTTGATCGAGGTCTCGTTCGGCGAGGTGATACCGACATAGATGTTATAGTATCCCTGCATTGCAAGCAATTCAAACAGCGCCGCGTAGATCGCGCCCGCCACGCCGCGCCGGTGATGCTCGCGCGCGACATAGATCGAGGTCTCGACCGACCACTGGTAGGCCGCCCGCGCGCGGTGCGGCGAAGCATAGCCATAGCCGATCACCTCATCGCCCTGCGTGCAGACCAGCCACGGCAATTTTTCACCGTAGGCGCGCATGCGGCGAAGAAACTCTTCCAGCGAGGGCGGCTCGTATTCGGAGGAAACGGTCGTTTCGATCACATAAGGCGCGTACAGGGCGAGCATGGCGGGCGCGTCCGCTTCGTCCGCCACACGTAAGATCACATCGCTCATTCTATTCTTTTCCCCTTGTTTCGCTAAAAAATCTACCGTTTTATTATACTACCCGCGTCCGTAATCTTCAATAGCAATTTGCCTGTCAAAGACCAGAAAATCGTACGGATGTTCGACTTGTATTTTGTGCAATTTTGCGATATACTTTTTATACGCTTTTTTTGAAAGGAGATGCAGGAGCGATGGTTCGTTACGGATTTATCCACACCAAAGAAGAGATCAAGTTCCTCATCCTGTTTGCCATGGATCTGCTGCCGTTTCCCGTCAGCTTCAGCACCATTGTCGACCTAACGACTTGGTGCGACGACGGTTTTGGTTATTTCGAGCTGAGCGAGGCATTTTATGAAATGGTGCCTTCCGGCCATATCGACGAGCAGGCAGGCGAAAACGAGCCTGTTTATTCCATCACCGACAAGGGGCGGGAGGCTGTGCCCGTATTTGAAAAACAGATCCCCTACCCCGTGCGCGAAGCCGCGCAGCGCTCCGCCATCCGCGTGGTGCGGCAGATCCGCCGGGACGCCGCGGTATCCACGTCGGTCACCGAGCACGCGGCGAACGACCTGACCGTGCGCATGGAAATGGATCAGGTCTTTTCCATTGAAATGTGCGTGGTCAGCCGTGCGCAAGCCTCCATGCTCGAACGCGCGTTCAAGGGCAACGCCGAGCAGATCTACCAAACGCTTTTACGCGCGCTCACCGCAGATTATGAAACAAAGAAGGACGAGAAAGCTTGAACTATCTGAAACAACTGTGCGTTTTGCTCGCCTGCTGCGTCGCGGGCGACGCACTGTCCATCCTGCTGCAGCGCCGCCTGCCCGGCAACGTGCTAGGCATGGCGCTGCTGCTCCTGTTGCTCGCGCTTGGCCGGGTACGGCCCGCGCATATCGAGGATACCGCGGATTTTCTGTTGCAGAACATGGCCTTTTTCTTTTTGCCCGCCTGTCTGGGCGTGCTGGATATCTTTTCCCAGATCAAGGGAGAGATTCTCGGGATTGTCGCCGTATGCGTGCTGACCACGCTGTGCACCGCAGCGGCCACGGCGGTCACCGTGCATCTGGTGTTTCGCCTGCAGCACCGCGAGACCGAGGAGGCGTTCGACCATGACTGATCTGATTGCCTCTCCCGCGCTGTGGCTTTGCGTATCAATCGCGGCCTACGCGCTGGGCCAATGGTTACAGCGCAAATCGGGTTCCGCCCTGCTCAATCCCCTGCTGTTCGCATCGGTTTTGGTCGGCGCGCTGCTCATCGCCGCCGGCGTTTCTCTGGAGCAGTACCAGAACGCGGGCGCGCTGATTTCCTTTTGCTTGACGCCCGCGACCGTCGCCCTAGCCCTGCCGATCTACCGCAAGCTGGAGGTGCTGAAGAAAAATCTGGCCCCCATTCTGGCGGGCGCGCTGGTGGGCTCCATCGTTTCCATCGGAAGCGTTCTGGGCTTTTGCCACCTGTTCGGTTTGTCGGATGTGACCACCCGTTCGCTGGTGCCTAAGTCGGTCACCACGCCGATCGGCGTGGCGCTATCCGAAATGCTGGGCGGCCTTGCCCCGATCACCGCCGTGTGCATCGTTTTCACCGGCATTATCGGCGCGATCCTGCTGCCTCCGTTCTTAAAACTGCTGCGCGTGCGCAATCCGGTGCAGATGGGCCTGTCGATCGGCACGGCGGCGCACTCGGTCGGCACGGCGCGCGCCATCGAGTTGGGCGAGACCGAAGGCGCGATGAGCGGCCTTGCCATCGGCGTGGCGGGACTGATCACTTCGCTGCTTGTTTCGATTGGTTCCCTGTTTCTGGGTTAAAAAAATCCTCCCGTATCGGGAGGATTTTTTATTATCCGTTTGTCTATCGGTATTAGCCGAAGTAACGAGCCAGCAGACCTTCAAAAGCCTTGCCGTGACGGGCCTCGTCGCGCGCCATCTCATGAACGGTGTCATGGATCGCGTCGAGGTTGTGCTGCTTCGCCAGCTTGGCCAGCTCGAACTTGCCGGCGGTCGCGCCGTTCTCAGCGTCTACACGCATTTCGAGGTTCTTCTTGGTGGAGTCGGTCACTACTTCGCCAAGCAGCTCGGCAAACTTGGAAGCATGCTCAGCCTCTTCGTAAGCGGCCTTCTCCCAGTACAGGCCGATTTCCGGATAGCCCTCGCGGTGCGCGACGCGCGCCATCGCCAGATACATACCGACCTCGGAGCACTCGCCCTCGAAGTTCATGCGCAGACCGTCGATGATCTCCTGCGGAGCGCCCTTGGCAACGCCTACAACGTGCTCGGCAGCCCAAGTCTTCTCGCCGGACTGCTCCTTGAACTTATCGGCCGGAGCGTGGCAGATCGGGCACTCAGACGGGGCGGAATCGCCCTCGTGAACATAACCGCAGACAGAACATACAAACTTTTTCATGGTTTTTTCCTCCTAAGTAAAATAATTTTTATAATATAGGTTAGCTGTGTAATGGAATAAACCGATCCAGCGTGATGGCGAACAGCTCTTTTCGCAGCGAGCGGTTGATCTCGCCAAACACACGGTGAAAATCGCATTCATTCCGGTCGCCCACGCGGGTGCACTGAAATTCATTGGACAGGCAGTGATTGATCGCAATCGGCCCGTCTATGCTTTCAATGATCTCGCCAAGGCTAATTTCGGAAGGGGCGCGGCCCAATTCGTAGCCACCGGATACACCTTTATAAGATCTGGTAATACCGGCCTGCGTGAGCTTGCGAAGAATCTTTAGGGCAAAGCGCAATGTTACGCCGGTAGATTCCGAAATATCCTTGGCGCATTGCTTACCCCCAGCCAAGCCGAGACAGTAGGCCACGCGAATCGCGTAATCCGCTTCATGCGTGATTCTCAAGTCGTCCCTTCCTTTCTCTAATTGGAACATCTTTAGTATAGTATTGACCCCCGATTTTGTCAAGGGGTTTGGCGAAAATTATTGATAATTTTTTTCATTAAGCATTTTCTATCGTTTGTGCCGCTTCAAGAGCGCACGGATAGCCCATGCCGGTTGTCTCTCATTTTCGTCTTTATTATCGTCAGTATATCACAAGTTCTCATAAAAGTCTATTTTTTTCACACAAGTTCACCCCCTCTTTTCATTGGGGGGCAGGGCTGATTTGAATGGAAATTTGATAGACAAAATTCTCTTCCGTGCCCGAAGCCAGATAGCTGACCAGATCATATACATAGCAGTTACCGCATACCACGCGGCCTTGTTCTTCGATATATCGCAGCAGAACGCGGTATGCGTCCCCAAAGGTCTCGCTTTTGCCTTTATGCAAAATGGTGGCATAGCTGCCCGCCGGTTTTTGATACAGGCCCTCGTGTTCAAAATCCGCAGGCACGCGGCTGAAGAAAAAGCTTTCCTCATCGCTGCCGCGCAGCACGTTTTCCCGGGGAATGATCGAACCGAGCGGAAATTTGTCCGCCAGCCTATATTGCTCGCAGCGTGCAAAATGTTCGGCCAGCCGCGCGACGATGCCCTCCGCCCGCTCTCCTTCGCCGGGCGCGAGCGGCACGGCGAGCAGCAGCTCCCTCTCCTGCCGCTCTATATACGGTTCGCCATATACCGCCCCAAGCGCCCGTTCAGTCATGGTTACCGTATGCGCGAGCATTTGCTCCATCTGCTCCAAGCGCCTGCGCTGTATGGCGATCTTTTCTTGTTTTTCGCGCAAAAGGGATAAAAAGTGATGACTGTCGTAATGCTCCAAATACCATTTGATCTCTTTCAGGCTGCTGCCCGCTTGCCCCAGCACGCGAATCAAGTCATAATCGAGAAACTGCGTGCAGGAATAACAGCGGTAACCGTTCGGCGCCACCTTATCCGGTTTTAAAATGCCGATGCGGTCATAATAAAACAACGTTTCCTTTGTCGTGCCGCATAGGCGGGCGAATTCGCCGGTGTTAAAATAAAGCTTTTGCATCTCGCTCATTGAAAAAACCTCTTGACTATGGTGTTACCCTATAGTTTATCATATAGCTTATCGGCAATCAATCTTTGACACGGAGGAATCTTTCCATGGCACCCCAATTAGAACACGAGCGGCTCTTCGGCTCCCTGCCGCCGACACGGTTGTTTTTTTCGCTGCGCGCTGCCCAGCATGGTCAGCATGGCGGTCACTTCACTCTATACGATCGCGGACGGCATCTTCGTCGGCCGCTTTATCGGCGCGGAAGCGCTGGCCGCCGTCAACCTTGTTATGCCGCTGATCATGATCAGCTTTGCGCTGGCGGACATGGTGGCGGTCGGCTCGTCCGTACAGATCGCCATTCGTCTGGGCGAACGCGACGAACACGAAGCCAACCGTATTTTTTCTTTCGCTTGCGGGCTGATCTTTGCCATTTCAGTCGCGGCCGGGGCGATCGGCTTCTTCTTTGCCGGCGATCTGATGCGCCTGCTCGGCGCGGAGGGGGCCGTGCTACGATACGCGGTCGACTATATGCGGGTATACGCGCTGTTTTCACCCGCGATCATGATCTTTTTTGCAGTGGACAACTTTTTGCGTATTTGCGGCAAGGTGCGCTACAGCATGATCATGAACATCGTCATTTCGCTGGCCAACATCGCGCTGGACGCGCTGTTCATCGTCGGTTTTCGCAAGGGCGTCGCCGCTGCCGCGCTCGCCTCCTGCCTGTGCCTCGCTGCGGGCACGGCGATTGGCTTTTGGCCCTTTCTGCGCGGCAGGCTGCCGCTTCGCTTTACCCGTTCTTCATTAAAGCCGCGAGCGGTTTTCAACATCGTTGCCAACGGCAGCTCGGAGTTTTTCTCCAACATCGCCAGTTCGGTCTGCATGGTGCTGTTTAACGCGGTGCTAATGGCGCAAGGCGGCTATTTGGCCGTGGCCGCGTTCAGCGTGATCATGTATATCGACAGCGTGGTCAAATCCATTCTGTTCGGCATGTCCGACGCGCTCCAGCCCGCGATCAGCTATAACTACGGCGCGCGCGACACGCGCCGCGTGTTCGCGCTTGAACGCCGGGTACAGCTTGCCGGGTTTTTGGTATCCATCGCCGTGCTTGCGTGGATGCTGACCGGCGCCCAAAGCATTCTCCCCTATTTCATGGAGGCAGGCAACACCGCGCTGCTTGAACTGAGCCGCCGCGCGCTGCATCTGTTCGCCCTTTCCTATTTGGTCAGTTGGTGCGGCATTGTATCGGGGTCTTTCTTCACGGCGCTGGGTCGTCCGCTCAGCTCGCTCCTGCTTTCCTTCAGCCAAACGCTGCTGCTGCCCGGGCTGAGCCTGCTCCTTCTGCCCCGCCTGTGGGGGCTGGACGGCGTTTGGCTCTCCCCGCTCGCCGCCGGTCTGCTTGCGGCGCTTTTGTCCGCCGTCCTGCTTCGGCGCATCGTGCGCCGCCTGCGGCAGGAATAAAATATGAACCGCCGTGCCAAAGGAAAATTTGGCACGGCGGTTCTTGTTATCCGGTCGTATCGACCGCTATTTTACCACAAAGCAATCGGGCAGGTAGCGTCCCTCCGGGTTTTGGGAAAGTGTGGTGGGGCTGGTGATCTCGCGTCCGTTATAGACCATGACCGAGGAGGAGCCGCCGTCCAGCATAGCGGCCTGATACGCGCCGTAGCGCTCCATGATCTCGCCGCAGCCCGCATAAGTGATGCCGAACGAATGCGTCTTTCGTCCATCCACAACAAGGAACATCGCGGTTTTGTCCTTGGTCTGTCCGATCGCGGTGCGCGGCTGCGCATCGTTCAGCCCTGCGTTGCGTATGATATTCTCACCGTTTAAAATGAGCACCGGCCAGAACTCCACCGCGTCGCGCAGGCTGGAGGTATCGGAAAACGCGCCGATCTGCAAGCGATCTTCATTATCAAAACCGATGATCTTCCAATCGCCGCCCTCGGCCCCTTGTATCTCGCGGCCCTCGCTCTTGAGAAAGCCGTAAGGGATACCGCCCGTGCCGTTGCCCTCATAATCGGCAAAGCCGGAAGCGTTGACGGCGAGCATCGCGTCGTAATCGCGCGCCATA
Protein-coding regions in this window:
- a CDS encoding LrgB family protein yields the protein MTDLIASPALWLCVSIAAYALGQWLQRKSGSALLNPLLFASVLVGALLIAAGVSLEQYQNAGALISFCLTPATVALALPIYRKLEVLKKNLAPILAGALVGSIVSIGSVLGFCHLFGLSDVTTRSLVPKSVTTPIGVALSEMLGGLAPITAVCIVFTGIIGAILLPPFLKLLRVRNPVQMGLSIGTAAHSVGTARAIELGETEGAMSGLAIGVAGLITSLLVSIGSLFLG
- the uvrB gene encoding excinuclease ABC subunit UvrB; translation: MPDFKIVSEYKMAGDQPEAVGKLVEGIQNGLTEQTLMGVTGSGKTFTMANIIEQTQRPTLVLAHNKTLAAQLCTELREFFPNNAVEYFVSYYDYYQPEAYIASTDTYIEKDSAINDEIDRLRHSATSALSERRDVIIVSSVSCIYSLGDPIDYKSMVISLRPGTEISRDQLIHRLIDIQYERNDIAFERNRFRVRGDTVEIWPVYSDEDVVRIEFFGDEVERISRINPLTGVSLGVLGHTAIFPASHYVTPKEKLQEAIVDLENEMNACIANFEAQGKLIEAQRIGQRTRYDIEMLQEIGFCSGIENYSRVLSRREPGSSPYTLIDYFPKDFLLIVDESHVTLPQVRAMYHGDRARKESLVENGFRLPSAFDNRPLNFDEFNERLNQIVYVSATPAEYELSRSGQVVEQVIRPTGLLDPEVVIRPVEGQIDDLIGEINDRAARGERVLVTTLTKKMAEDLTDYLETAGIRVRYMHHDVKTIERQELIRDLRLGVFDVLIGINLLREGLDLPEVSLVAILDADKEGFLRSETSLIQTIGRAARNEHGLVVLYADKITPSMHRAMSETERRRKIQNEFNIAHGITPRSVRKKVADVIEITSNVPENSKRKMRTKGEKQNEIDRLSKQMREAAKMLEFEIAAELRDRIKALEES
- a CDS encoding MerR family transcriptional regulator — its product is MSEMQKLYFNTGEFARLCGTTKETLFYYDRIGILKPDKVAPNGYRCYSCTQFLDYDLIRVLGQAGSSLKEIKWYLEHYDSHHFLSLLREKQEKIAIQRRRLEQMEQMLAHTVTMTERALGAVYGEPYIERQERELLLAVPLAPGEGERAEGIVARLAEHFARCEQYRLADKFPLGSIIPRENVLRGSDEESFFFSRVPADFEHEGLYQKPAGSYATILHKGKSETFGDAYRVLLRYIEEQGRVVCGNCYVYDLVSYLASGTEENFVYQISIQISPAPQ
- a CDS encoding JAB domain-containing protein; protein product: MPDGSLHAHHRKRMMEKFQKYGMDVFTDVEALELALYLSIPRGNTNDIAHRLINTFGSLHAVFEATEEALRQVEGIGPVSALNLRFLRELFSRYRADSVKVELHGCALTTEEKMAAYFVPQFEGYTVERMLAAYLDGKGRVLRCEEIGRGSITQVRADLRLLMTNAVNVHAAGVALAHNHPDGQLVISKEDISVTIQIEDLLRSVQVSLVDHLVVQGDRYISVCSKMRINGGKGLH
- a CDS encoding GNAT family N-acetyltransferase; translated protein: MSDVILRVADEADAPAMLALYAPYVIETTVSSEYEPPSLEEFLRRMRAYGEKLPWLVCTQGDEVIGYGYASPHRARAAYQWSVETSIYVAREHHRRGVAGAIYAALFELLAMQGYYNIYVGITSPNETSIKFHTAMGFVISGAYQDSMYKFGKWRDVLWMAKTLRAHEDEPQPTVPFPSVKDGPVAERVLRQAAQRIRIG
- a CDS encoding DUF4364 family protein, with the translated sequence MVRYGFIHTKEEIKFLILFAMDLLPFPVSFSTIVDLTTWCDDGFGYFELSEAFYEMVPSGHIDEQAGENEPVYSITDKGREAVPVFEKQIPYPVREAAQRSAIRVVRQIRRDAAVSTSVTEHAANDLTVRMEMDQVFSIEMCVVSRAQASMLERAFKGNAEQIYQTLLRALTADYETKKDEKA
- a CDS encoding NADH peroxidase: MKKFVCSVCGYVHEGDSAPSECPICHAPADKFKEQSGEKTWAAEHVVGVAKGAPQEIIDGLRMNFEGECSEVGMYLAMARVAHREGYPEIGLYWEKAAYEEAEHASKFAELLGEVVTDSTKKNLEMRVDAENGATAGKFELAKLAKQHNLDAIHDTVHEMARDEARHGKAFEGLLARYFG
- a CDS encoding RrF2 family transcriptional regulator → MRITHEADYAIRVAYCLGLAGGKQCAKDISESTGVTLRFALKILRKLTQAGITRSYKGVSGGYELGRAPSEISLGEIIESIDGPIAINHCLSNEFQCTRVGDRNECDFHRVFGEINRSLRKELFAITLDRFIPLHS
- a CDS encoding MATE family efflux transporter, translated to MVSMAVTSLYTIADGIFVGRFIGAEALAAVNLVMPLIMISFALADMVAVGSSVQIAIRLGERDEHEANRIFSFACGLIFAISVAAGAIGFFFAGDLMRLLGAEGAVLRYAVDYMRVYALFSPAIMIFFAVDNFLRICGKVRYSMIMNIVISLANIALDALFIVGFRKGVAAAALASCLCLAAGTAIGFWPFLRGRLPLRFTRSSLKPRAVFNIVANGSSEFFSNIASSVCMVLFNAVLMAQGGYLAVAAFSVIMYIDSVVKSILFGMSDALQPAISYNYGARDTRRVFALERRVQLAGFLVSIAVLAWMLTGAQSILPYFMEAGNTALLELSRRALHLFALSYLVSWCGIVSGSFFTALGRPLSSLLLSFSQTLLLPGLSLLLLPRLWGLDGVWLSPLAAGLLAALLSAVLLRRIVRRLRQE
- a CDS encoding CidA/LrgA family protein, which encodes MNYLKQLCVLLACCVAGDALSILLQRRLPGNVLGMALLLLLLALGRVRPAHIEDTADFLLQNMAFFFLPACLGVLDIFSQIKGEILGIVAVCVLTTLCTAAATAVTVHLVFRLQHRETEEAFDHD